A part of Candidatus Saccharibacteria bacterium genomic DNA contains:
- a CDS encoding GrpB family protein — MLTLHASDSSAVALFQRTHAQLATLLPEAISIEHVGSTAVPGLAGKGIVDIVIGLADEQRLNDAAAILTRHGYYAARDAAKRTDRVFMASRQEETGPGDIHLHLVLQPSTTYDGFIALRDYLCEHPQIAADYYEAKQRFAKQSAYDRETYKTLKGEYVSELLKKALEWRKRPSNGH; from the coding sequence ATGCTCACTCTTCACGCGAGCGATTCAAGCGCTGTAGCGCTATTTCAGCGCACGCATGCTCAGCTGGCAACACTATTGCCGGAAGCAATTTCAATTGAACATGTGGGCAGCACTGCGGTGCCTGGCTTAGCTGGCAAAGGCATTGTGGATATTGTCATTGGACTGGCCGACGAGCAAAGGTTGAATGATGCGGCGGCTATACTAACACGGCACGGTTACTATGCTGCACGTGACGCAGCCAAGCGCACTGACCGCGTATTTATGGCATCTCGGCAGGAAGAAACTGGTCCCGGAGATATTCATCTTCACCTGGTGTTGCAACCAAGCACAACCTACGATGGTTTTATTGCGCTTCGTGATTATTTATGTGAGCATCCGCAAATAGCCGCAGATTACTATGAAGCCAAACAGCGCTTCGCCAAACAATCAGCATACGACCGCGAAACGTACAAAACGCTCAAGGGTGAATATGTATCGGAATTACTAAAAAAAGCGCTTGAATGGCGCAAAAGACCTAGTAACGGGCACTAG
- a CDS encoding transporter: MSLYAVSGNSAKRVKPLIDRNGKKIVERDIQNIFEASLDEILNVTFLASEYSTSFGGRMDTIGIDNEGNPCIIEYKKGHNESVINQGLSYLRWLLDHKDSFEKLCGSKGVTRAIQWDSPRVICVAESYNKFDTDTADLLPINIELYRYKLYESGLLTVDTENYQKVKIHNVARVMNGDKKKPEKLQEIYSLESHLALANDATKELFEELRERILSIDKDISEEPKKLYVAYKTTRNFVDIVFKKTKLKIALNIKSGTIDDPEGLARDLESPVHVGHWGNGDYEIEVSSMSELDYAMKLIQQSYDINQ, from the coding sequence ATGAGTTTATATGCAGTATCGGGAAATTCAGCCAAACGGGTTAAACCGCTTATCGATCGCAATGGCAAAAAGATCGTAGAGCGTGATATTCAGAATATATTTGAGGCCAGTCTCGATGAGATTTTGAACGTTACGTTTCTTGCAAGTGAATACTCAACGAGTTTCGGCGGTCGGATGGACACAATTGGAATCGACAACGAAGGTAATCCGTGCATTATTGAGTACAAAAAGGGTCACAATGAGAGTGTTATTAACCAGGGCCTGTCATATTTACGCTGGTTACTTGATCATAAGGATAGCTTCGAAAAACTCTGTGGTTCAAAAGGCGTAACAAGAGCGATCCAGTGGGATTCTCCTCGGGTAATATGCGTAGCTGAAAGCTATAACAAGTTCGACACCGATACTGCCGACCTGCTGCCAATTAACATCGAGCTCTATCGCTATAAGCTGTATGAAAGCGGCTTGCTAACAGTGGATACGGAGAACTATCAAAAGGTCAAGATTCATAACGTTGCGAGGGTTATGAATGGTGACAAAAAGAAGCCTGAGAAGTTGCAGGAAATATATTCACTCGAAAGCCACTTGGCGCTCGCAAATGATGCAACGAAGGAACTATTTGAAGAGCTGCGTGAGCGTATACTTTCTATCGATAAGGACATCTCCGAAGAGCCAAAGAAGCTTTATGTTGCGTACAAAACGACACGCAACTTTGTCGATATTGTTTTCAAGAAGACAAAGCTTAAGATAGCGCTTAATATAAAGTCGGGGACGATAGATGACCCGGAGGGTCTTGCTCGCGACCTTGAGTCGCCAGTGCACGTTGGTCACTGGGGCAACGGCGATTACGAAATTGAAGTTAGCTCCATGAGTGAGCTTGACTATGCTATGAAACTCATCCAGCAGAGTTACGATATCAATCAATAA
- a CDS encoding serine hydrolase: MHKLKARAVALLARVDWKKYGTYIGLSTVAVLLLVQLFYPTDRLLPFTRIDSVAVGGMTKAEATAKINSAYKQYKADIYMGVDTKPFVSPKLADIDVVVDNTARIKALDYPFIVRLIPTSLFWAGAKQSVVPAPVFGSKFEVFVDASLMKECTKQPVNATLKATGESLDVVPAVPGGQCDRTDVLTALKKMQPKVGTATVVKVGQKVIQPAITDVAAQALAKALNVRLARGIQLQVGDSQQTLPAGDVMSWLDFIVDGTELAPTVNTDRAGAYLSSNIAPKVAVKPGVSYITTVDFTETSRVNGTNGQALDSVKTAKSIEAVVDGSAQTAIALTTMVPPTEQYTRSYSPTDAGLSALLANYAKDHSGTFGISLVELDGKKRRASSDGDKKFVTASTYKLFVAYSVLKRIDEGTRSWDTDGACFNKMISNSDNACAESLQTSLGGGSISKGASLITKDIKAIGLSNSNFTEAGGPFTTANDLALLLGMLQSGQNFSPTNRERLINAMLANVYRKGIPAGASGSVADKVGFMDGLLHDAAIVYSPSGTYVLVVMTSGSSWATIADLASQIDTLRAK; the protein is encoded by the coding sequence ATGCATAAGCTAAAAGCAAGAGCTGTAGCGCTCTTGGCACGAGTTGATTGGAAAAAGTACGGTACATACATTGGGCTCAGCACTGTTGCTGTGTTGTTGTTGGTGCAGCTATTCTACCCAACTGATCGGCTACTTCCATTTACGCGCATCGACAGTGTTGCGGTTGGTGGTATGACGAAGGCCGAAGCGACGGCCAAAATAAACAGTGCCTACAAACAATACAAAGCTGACATTTATATGGGCGTTGACACCAAGCCGTTTGTGTCGCCCAAGCTCGCCGATATCGATGTTGTTGTTGACAACACGGCGCGCATAAAAGCACTCGACTACCCGTTTATTGTCCGGCTTATACCCACCTCGCTATTTTGGGCGGGCGCTAAGCAATCGGTGGTGCCGGCGCCAGTTTTTGGTAGTAAATTTGAAGTGTTTGTCGACGCATCGCTCATGAAAGAATGCACCAAGCAGCCGGTAAACGCGACACTGAAGGCTACCGGCGAGTCGCTCGATGTTGTTCCGGCGGTACCTGGCGGGCAGTGTGACCGGACCGATGTACTAACAGCGCTTAAGAAAATGCAGCCTAAAGTTGGCACAGCGACTGTGGTAAAAGTAGGCCAGAAAGTTATTCAGCCAGCAATTACTGACGTGGCCGCCCAGGCACTGGCCAAGGCGCTCAACGTCCGCTTGGCGCGCGGTATCCAGCTACAAGTGGGCGATAGTCAACAGACACTACCTGCTGGCGATGTGATGAGCTGGCTTGATTTTATAGTAGACGGTACCGAGCTCGCGCCAACAGTGAACACCGACCGTGCCGGTGCTTATTTGTCGAGCAATATCGCGCCAAAAGTTGCGGTGAAGCCAGGCGTATCATATATTACCACCGTCGATTTCACCGAAACATCTCGGGTGAACGGTACGAACGGTCAGGCACTCGATAGTGTAAAAACGGCCAAATCGATCGAGGCGGTGGTAGATGGCAGCGCACAGACGGCGATTGCGCTCACCACTATGGTGCCGCCGACTGAACAATACACACGCAGTTATAGCCCGACCGATGCTGGGTTATCGGCTCTACTTGCAAACTATGCCAAAGACCACTCGGGCACATTTGGCATTTCGCTGGTCGAACTCGACGGCAAAAAACGTCGCGCCAGTAGTGACGGCGACAAGAAGTTTGTGACTGCGAGCACCTATAAATTGTTTGTTGCCTATAGTGTGCTGAAGCGAATCGATGAAGGCACGCGTAGCTGGGACACCGATGGCGCGTGCTTTAACAAAATGATTAGCAACAGCGACAATGCTTGCGCCGAAAGTTTGCAAACGTCGCTCGGCGGCGGATCGATCAGCAAAGGCGCGTCGCTTATTACCAAAGACATTAAAGCTATTGGCCTAAGCAATAGCAACTTCACCGAAGCAGGCGGGCCGTTTACCACAGCGAACGACTTAGCGCTGCTGCTCGGCATGTTGCAGAGCGGGCAAAATTTTAGCCCGACCAATCGCGAGCGACTGATCAATGCCATGCTGGCCAATGTGTACCGCAAGGGCATTCCGGCTGGCGCTAGCGGCAGTGTGGCCGACAAAGTGGGCTTCATGGACGGCCTACTGCACGACGCGGCTATTGTATATAGCCCCAGTGGCACCTACGTGCTGGTAGTTATGACTAGCGGTAGTAGCTGGGCAACCATCGCGGATCTTGCGAGCCAAATCGACACGCTTCGAGCTAAATAG
- a CDS encoding sugar transferase, producing MPSKHTKFYSLLLIAIDFAILAAVFFAAYYIRTQLDQRDLLYPVYKWDYIRGFLAVAPVWIFIFANLGLYSPGVYNRRLVEWARIALGSFIGVLLVIGWEYATSVHIFPARLVTWYVLAGSIFTIILARELVRTTRAELYRYGRGVNRVLVIGNSAATRDIIRSLSSTSRSGYQVVAMAGPARLLPVEIGARHYSNVEEAIREINRLHIDTIIQTDLYDSEDRNHKILGAAQVNHIQYNFIPGEPEFYTGKNTVDVFLGYPMITVSQTPLTGWGAIVKRIFDFIVSIILLVPIGPILLIIALLQKLFAPGPVFYVSKRLSQFSKPVRLIKFRTMGSQYGKKDASLEFIDMGRPDLAAEYKKNHKVVDDPRITKLGKFLRETSLDELPQIFNVIRGDLSLVGPRPILPQEVDFAPARTALLHSVKSGVTGLWQVSGRSELSFDERIELELYYAQNWSFWLDLRILFKTVGVVLRKTGAK from the coding sequence ATGCCCTCGAAACACACCAAATTTTACAGCCTGTTACTCATCGCCATCGACTTCGCGATTCTGGCGGCAGTATTTTTCGCAGCCTACTATATTCGTACTCAGCTTGACCAGCGCGATCTGCTTTACCCAGTGTATAAATGGGATTACATCCGCGGCTTCTTGGCCGTTGCCCCCGTGTGGATTTTTATTTTCGCCAATTTAGGCCTGTATAGTCCGGGCGTCTATAATCGCCGTTTAGTTGAATGGGCACGGATTGCACTCGGGTCGTTTATTGGCGTGCTACTTGTTATCGGCTGGGAATACGCTACAAGTGTTCATATTTTTCCCGCTCGTCTGGTCACGTGGTATGTACTCGCCGGCTCGATATTCACTATCATTCTTGCGCGCGAACTTGTGCGTACCACCCGTGCCGAACTGTACCGCTATGGTCGCGGTGTCAACCGCGTGCTTGTCATCGGCAACTCTGCCGCTACGCGTGATATTATTCGTAGCCTCAGCTCGACTTCCCGTTCTGGCTACCAGGTAGTAGCGATGGCCGGCCCGGCTCGTTTGCTGCCTGTCGAAATTGGCGCCAGGCACTATAGCAATGTCGAAGAAGCGATTCGTGAAATTAATCGCTTGCATATCGATACCATCATTCAAACCGACCTGTACGATAGCGAAGACCGCAACCACAAAATTCTTGGCGCTGCGCAGGTAAACCACATTCAGTACAACTTTATTCCGGGTGAGCCAGAATTTTACACAGGCAAAAACACTGTCGATGTGTTCCTCGGCTACCCCATGATAACGGTTAGCCAGACGCCACTTACTGGCTGGGGTGCTATTGTCAAACGCATCTTTGATTTCATCGTCTCGATCATACTCCTTGTACCTATTGGCCCGATTTTACTCATCATCGCCCTGCTGCAAAAACTATTTGCGCCAGGACCGGTATTTTACGTGAGCAAGCGCCTGAGCCAATTTAGCAAGCCGGTGCGGCTTATAAAATTCCGTACCATGGGTTCGCAGTACGGCAAAAAAGACGCGAGCCTGGAATTTATCGACATGGGTCGTCCCGACTTAGCGGCAGAGTATAAAAAGAATCACAAGGTTGTGGATGATCCACGCATTACAAAGCTGGGCAAATTTCTACGCGAGACCTCACTCGACGAACTGCCGCAAATTTTCAATGTCATTCGCGGCGATCTAAGCCTTGTCGGCCCTCGGCCGATATTGCCACAAGAAGTCGACTTTGCACCCGCCCGCACCGCGCTGCTACATAGCGTCAAAAGCGGCGTAACCGGCCTATGGCAAGTGTCGGGCCGAAGCGAACTAAGCTTCGACGAGCGCATAGAGCTCGAGCTCTACTACGCCCAAAACTGGAGCTTCTGGCTCGACCTGCGAATTCTTTTCAAAACGGTCGGCGTGGTACTACGCAAAACCGGAGCGAAGTAA
- a CDS encoding DNA modification methylase, giving the protein MATISGKLQIRQLKISELKPSEYNPRKWSDEQMQKLCESIEKYGVVDPLIVNAYSQRQNVVIGGNMRLQAMQNLGFNEVPIVYISLDEAKERDLSVRLNRTGGNWDYDLLKEFDESLLADIGFDSEEIDKIFDIEDMDEKNSFDLKKELKKLDIKTVSVQKGDIYQLGDSRLMCGDSTVVEDFQKLMGDEKADMCMTDPPYILDYLHAKRGGKPVKGFGSKQDRIYLETESLPDNFTELWMDNVARHSQVDFSIICYENWKNLRIIWEEMEKHWKVKNMIVWHLPNRHQGFSAKYKFFSKHDIAMVGGSGDVKYNTDEEEGPLQELYETALFAISGKPQWEGYEKGQRYMPTDFIEFNASDEKHSGQGVIFGTKPIDILIPYIKVLTKRNALVIEPFGGSGSTLIASTKLNRRCFIMEKVPTYAEVIMKRWENETGLKRQLISQGAAHEDIESN; this is encoded by the coding sequence ATGGCTACTATTAGTGGAAAGTTGCAGATTCGGCAACTCAAAATAAGCGAGTTGAAGCCAAGCGAGTATAACCCTCGTAAGTGGAGCGACGAGCAGATGCAGAAGCTCTGCGAAAGCATTGAGAAGTATGGCGTTGTGGATCCACTCATCGTCAATGCTTACAGTCAGAGACAAAACGTTGTCATTGGAGGCAATATGCGCCTACAGGCCATGCAGAACCTCGGCTTCAACGAAGTGCCAATTGTCTACATATCTCTCGATGAGGCGAAGGAGCGTGACTTAAGTGTGCGCCTCAATCGTACTGGCGGCAACTGGGATTATGACCTGCTAAAAGAGTTCGACGAGAGCCTCCTTGCTGATATCGGATTTGATTCCGAAGAGATCGACAAAATCTTTGACATAGAAGATATGGACGAGAAAAACTCTTTTGACCTAAAGAAAGAGTTGAAAAAACTTGATATAAAAACAGTATCTGTTCAAAAGGGTGATATTTATCAGCTGGGTGATTCGCGGCTTATGTGCGGAGATTCAACTGTTGTGGAGGATTTTCAAAAGCTCATGGGAGACGAAAAGGCCGACATGTGCATGACAGATCCTCCTTATATCCTTGATTATCTTCATGCAAAGCGCGGCGGCAAGCCAGTCAAAGGCTTCGGGTCAAAACAAGACAGGATATACCTCGAAACAGAAAGCCTACCCGATAATTTCACCGAGCTATGGATGGACAATGTTGCCAGACATTCACAAGTGGACTTCTCCATCATCTGCTACGAGAACTGGAAGAATCTGCGCATCATATGGGAAGAGATGGAAAAGCACTGGAAGGTTAAGAATATGATTGTCTGGCACCTGCCAAACCGACATCAGGGATTTAGTGCAAAGTACAAGTTCTTTAGTAAGCACGATATCGCTATGGTTGGTGGTTCGGGTGATGTAAAATACAACACCGATGAAGAGGAAGGTCCACTACAAGAGTTGTACGAAACAGCCTTGTTTGCCATATCAGGCAAGCCGCAGTGGGAGGGTTATGAAAAGGGACAACGATATATGCCGACTGACTTCATTGAGTTCAACGCCAGCGACGAAAAACATTCAGGCCAGGGCGTGATATTTGGCACAAAGCCAATTGACATACTCATCCCCTACATCAAGGTACTGACGAAACGCAATGCGCTTGTGATTGAGCCGTTCGGTGGCTCCGGTAGTACGCTCATTGCGTCGACCAAACTGAATCGTAGGTGTTTCATCATGGAAAAGGTGCCGACCTACGCAGAGGTGATCATGAAGCGCTGGGAAAACGAAACCGGCTTGAAGCGACAATTGATATCACAAGGTGCAGCCCATGAGGATATCGAAAGCAATTAA
- a CDS encoding O-antigen ligase family protein: MTRNAPTRVLELSAAWLLLVVLAFIVLHAPLSVYVGSNWPALELVVKAWKELLMSLAAVLLAVEVSRQHAWQLFTRDKLFWCVVGYAALHFVSLLLRPTDALVAVAGIAIDLRYILYFALIYAFLRLYPGYVRSFLKVAAMGACIVVGFAALQLVLPPDALRVFGYSDTTIQPYLTVDENHDYIRHNSTLRGPNPLGAYALMVLVAVVAAGMHYGRRLTDARRKLLHAGLAIGGGIAVWISYSRSAVIGLLIALALIVGVKRKVRATKKSIMVAVIVLTALGAMWYIVQGTSFVHNVVLHDNPSTGASVDSNTGHAVSLADGLQSALIQPLGTGVGSTGSASLFGDAHTIIENQYLMVAHETGWAGLALFVVIFVSVLLRLWKLRSDWMALAVWASGIGLATIGLLLPVWVDDTVSIVWWGLAAVILAKGAAYGTTSNKKAA, translated from the coding sequence ATGACACGTAACGCGCCGACGAGGGTACTTGAGCTATCAGCCGCATGGCTGCTGCTTGTCGTACTAGCTTTCATTGTGCTGCATGCGCCGCTTAGTGTGTATGTCGGCAGCAATTGGCCGGCGCTAGAACTAGTGGTAAAAGCCTGGAAAGAACTGCTTATGAGCCTGGCTGCGGTACTACTAGCGGTGGAAGTGTCACGGCAGCATGCATGGCAGTTATTTACGCGCGACAAGCTGTTCTGGTGTGTGGTTGGCTATGCGGCACTCCATTTTGTTAGCCTACTACTGCGGCCGACCGACGCACTGGTAGCGGTTGCCGGTATTGCGATTGATCTGCGCTATATATTGTACTTTGCGCTCATCTATGCATTTTTGCGACTCTACCCAGGCTACGTACGGTCGTTTTTGAAAGTAGCGGCTATGGGGGCATGTATTGTTGTTGGTTTTGCGGCCTTGCAACTCGTACTTCCGCCCGACGCGTTGCGGGTATTTGGCTACAGCGACACGACGATCCAACCATACCTCACTGTCGACGAAAACCACGATTATATACGACACAACAGCACACTTCGTGGTCCTAACCCGCTTGGCGCCTATGCGCTGATGGTACTGGTAGCGGTGGTCGCGGCAGGTATGCACTATGGTAGGAGGCTCACTGACGCGAGGCGAAAACTACTCCATGCTGGCCTAGCAATTGGTGGTGGTATTGCGGTGTGGATTAGCTATTCGCGCAGTGCCGTGATTGGTTTGCTGATTGCGCTCGCGCTAATTGTTGGTGTGAAACGGAAAGTTCGTGCGACAAAGAAAAGCATTATGGTCGCGGTGATTGTGTTAACTGCACTTGGCGCCATGTGGTACATAGTGCAGGGCACGAGCTTTGTCCACAATGTCGTGTTGCATGACAACCCCAGCACCGGTGCGTCAGTTGATTCGAATACTGGCCATGCGGTTTCACTAGCTGATGGCCTGCAAAGCGCGCTTATCCAACCACTTGGTACGGGAGTGGGCAGCACGGGATCGGCATCGCTTTTTGGCGATGCGCATACCATAATTGAAAACCAATATCTAATGGTCGCTCACGAGACGGGCTGGGCGGGCTTAGCTTTGTTCGTTGTGATTTTTGTTAGTGTATTGCTGCGATTATGGAAGCTGCGTAGTGATTGGATGGCACTTGCAGTGTGGGCGAGCGGTATTGGACTTGCGACTATTGGCCTTTTACTGCCTGTGTGGGTAGATGATACGGTCAGTATCGTGTGGTGGGGGTTGGCGGCGGTGATACTAGCGAAGGGAGCAGCATATGGAACAACGTCCAACAAAAAAGCAGCGTGA
- a CDS encoding DEAD/DEAH box helicase family protein has translation MNKSTLTEAEIRTRYITPAILAAGWPLDAVREEFVYFTKGRIEVRGKLSVRKDAKRVDYLLMRNDGTNTPLAVVEAKDNKHGVGDGMQQAVEYAESLDVPFVFTCNGDSFLMRDRTGLLTSAEKEIALNNFPSPAHLDSLYKQWRGIERADVQVLSSPYYEDGSGKQPRYYQRVAINRTIEAIAKDQKRILLVMATGTGKTYTAAQIIWRYWKAPSQSSKQKRILFLADRNILVDQTKTNDFKHFGSAMTKITGRNIEKEYEIYLSLYQAISGSDEARNAYKEFSPDFFDLIVVDECHRGSSKEDSSWQEILRYFNSATQVGLTATPIETKEASNTHYFGEPIYTYSLKNGIDDGFLAPYKVIRVATDVDTFGYRPEEGEVDDEGNEIEDREYSTKDFDRRIILPQRDQEVARYLTKFLEKTDPYAKTIVFARTINHAERLRRALVNINAEKVRESSRYIMRITGDDELGKAQLDNFIDPESRYPVIAITSKLMTTGVDAQTCKVIVLDSNIESMTEFKQIIGRGTRVREDYGKTYFTILDFRNVTKLFADPDFDGDPVKVYEPKNEEEFNDTIDAIDESVDEATSGSDDAAIDSFVDGAIYYPDPKDGRSDRPVVHTISSQKVTIIGDSVRIMDTDGKLITESLTDYTRKNILGEYATLDEFLQKWSSAKQKYFILDEMAEKDIPIYELADAYGKDADMFDVVTSIAYGQKPLGRKTRAEKVRHSRFINQYQGKAREVLEALVDKYESTNLKAIEEREILKVQPLDSFGTPIEIANLFGGIDGYEEAVGRLAGELYEVAI, from the coding sequence ATGAACAAAAGCACGCTGACTGAAGCAGAGATACGCACACGCTACATTACACCCGCCATTCTGGCCGCCGGCTGGCCATTAGACGCTGTCCGAGAAGAGTTTGTTTACTTCACGAAAGGACGCATTGAGGTTCGCGGCAAATTATCCGTAAGGAAAGATGCAAAACGCGTTGACTATCTACTCATGCGCAACGATGGCACAAACACACCCCTGGCAGTTGTAGAGGCTAAAGACAATAAACACGGCGTTGGTGACGGCATGCAGCAAGCAGTCGAATACGCTGAGTCACTTGACGTACCTTTTGTGTTTACATGTAATGGAGATTCCTTTTTGATGCGCGATCGGACGGGGCTGTTGACGTCTGCAGAAAAGGAGATTGCCCTAAATAACTTTCCATCACCGGCGCACCTAGATAGTCTGTATAAACAGTGGAGGGGAATAGAGAGGGCCGATGTCCAAGTCCTGAGCTCACCGTATTACGAAGATGGCAGTGGAAAACAGCCGCGCTATTATCAAAGGGTTGCCATTAATCGTACAATTGAGGCGATCGCAAAGGATCAAAAACGGATACTCCTCGTTATGGCCACAGGGACTGGCAAGACCTACACGGCAGCACAGATTATTTGGAGATACTGGAAGGCACCATCTCAAAGTAGCAAGCAGAAACGAATTCTATTTCTTGCCGACCGCAACATTCTCGTAGATCAGACTAAGACAAACGATTTTAAACACTTTGGATCGGCCATGACAAAAATTACTGGTCGTAACATCGAGAAGGAGTATGAGATTTACCTAAGTCTCTATCAGGCCATTTCTGGTAGTGACGAGGCGAGGAACGCATATAAGGAATTTTCCCCAGATTTTTTTGATCTCATCGTTGTAGATGAATGTCACAGAGGCAGTTCGAAAGAGGACAGCAGCTGGCAAGAAATCTTACGCTATTTCAACAGTGCTACACAGGTGGGGCTTACTGCTACGCCAATTGAAACCAAAGAAGCCAGCAACACACATTACTTTGGCGAACCGATATACACGTATTCACTGAAGAACGGCATCGACGACGGATTTCTCGCGCCATACAAGGTTATTCGTGTTGCAACCGACGTTGATACATTTGGGTATCGTCCTGAAGAAGGCGAAGTCGACGATGAAGGTAACGAAATTGAGGATAGGGAATATTCCACGAAGGACTTTGATCGCAGGATTATCCTGCCTCAACGCGACCAAGAGGTGGCTAGGTATTTAACTAAATTTCTAGAAAAAACAGATCCATATGCGAAAACTATCGTATTTGCCCGTACGATCAATCATGCGGAACGCCTACGCAGAGCACTCGTTAACATCAATGCTGAAAAAGTACGTGAAAGCAGCAGATACATTATGCGCATTACGGGAGACGATGAGCTTGGTAAGGCACAGCTTGATAATTTTATTGATCCTGAGTCACGTTATCCTGTCATTGCCATCACGAGCAAGCTCATGACGACGGGCGTCGACGCACAAACATGTAAGGTTATTGTTCTTGATAGCAATATCGAAAGCATGACAGAGTTCAAGCAAATCATTGGGCGTGGTACTCGCGTCCGCGAAGATTATGGAAAAACCTACTTCACCATTTTAGACTTTCGTAATGTCACTAAGCTTTTTGCTGACCCGGACTTTGACGGTGACCCCGTAAAAGTATACGAACCTAAAAATGAGGAAGAGTTCAATGACACGATTGACGCTATAGATGAGTCAGTCGATGAAGCTACATCAGGCAGCGATGATGCCGCCATAGATAGCTTTGTAGATGGGGCTATTTACTACCCAGATCCCAAGGATGGTAGAAGTGACCGACCAGTTGTCCATACTATAAGCAGTCAGAAGGTTACTATTATCGGTGACAGTGTACGTATTATGGACACAGACGGGAAGCTTATAACAGAGAGCCTAACTGACTATACGCGTAAAAACATTCTCGGCGAATATGCAACTCTTGATGAGTTTTTACAGAAATGGTCATCGGCAAAGCAGAAATACTTTATTCTAGACGAGATGGCCGAAAAAGATATTCCAATCTATGAGCTAGCAGACGCTTACGGCAAAGATGCTGACATGTTTGACGTTGTCACGAGTATTGCGTATGGACAAAAGCCGCTAGGGCGTAAGACTCGAGCCGAGAAGGTTCGTCACAGCAGGTTTATTAATCAGTACCAAGGTAAAGCTCGTGAAGTGCTGGAAGCACTTGTAGATAAGTACGAATCGACGAACTTAAAAGCAATTGAGGAGCGGGAAATCCTCAAGGTGCAGCCGCTTGACTCTTTCGGAACACCAATCGAGATTGCTAACTTGTTTGGAGGCATTGATGGTTATGAAGAGGCGGTCGGTAGACTCGCAGGTGAATTATATGAGGTAGCAATCTAA
- a CDS encoding recombinase family protein, with protein MEKNNQLTYCLYARKSSESDERQAMSIDSQINEMRALAEAEGLNVVCEKHESHSAKDSGQRPLYNEMLAEIESEKYNAILTWAPDRLSRNAGDLGSIVDLMDQHKLLHIRTYSQTFTNSPNEKFLLMILCSQAKLENDNKSINVKRGIRTKCEMGWRPGTAPLGYINRSFGGVADIIPDPERAEIITEMFHKAAQGWSGRKLKVWLDSQNITTRTGKSVPLSSILAMLINPFYYGRFQYPEGPDNPWYDGAHKPLVTKELWDEVQQSRGTYCGQWGTKTFAFRGLLKCGQCGSEMTAQEKIKLIKKTGAYKRFVYYNCTRKINTKCTEKYLNQDVVCELLEDFIVKHPRSLHVSAKLQGKIEKHHMISRSVLTQHGVEVTLASPLVEYSRYVLRDGTETEKTAFAGGIHDKIAIKNGTLKVV; from the coding sequence ATGGAAAAGAACAACCAACTCACCTATTGTCTGTACGCTCGAAAAAGCTCAGAGAGCGACGAGCGACAGGCAATGTCAATCGATTCTCAAATTAACGAAATGCGTGCACTCGCAGAAGCAGAAGGCCTAAACGTAGTATGCGAAAAACATGAAAGCCACTCAGCGAAAGACTCCGGACAGCGACCACTATATAATGAGATGCTCGCAGAAATAGAAAGTGAGAAATATAACGCAATTCTTACATGGGCACCAGATCGACTAAGCCGCAACGCTGGTGACCTTGGCTCAATTGTTGATCTCATGGATCAGCACAAGCTGCTTCACATCCGCACCTACTCACAAACCTTCACGAATAGTCCAAATGAAAAGTTTTTGCTCATGATTCTTTGCTCGCAGGCCAAGCTAGAGAACGATAATAAAAGTATAAACGTGAAACGAGGCATACGGACGAAATGCGAAATGGGGTGGCGACCGGGCACAGCACCGCTCGGGTATATCAACAGATCATTCGGGGGAGTTGCCGACATCATCCCCGACCCTGAACGTGCTGAAATCATCACAGAGATGTTCCATAAAGCAGCACAGGGCTGGAGCGGGCGGAAATTGAAAGTATGGTTAGACTCGCAAAATATTACGACCCGCACCGGAAAGTCGGTACCGCTCAGTAGCATACTCGCCATGCTCATTAACCCCTTCTACTACGGCAGGTTTCAGTACCCAGAAGGTCCGGACAACCCTTGGTACGACGGAGCGCACAAGCCACTCGTCACAAAGGAGTTGTGGGATGAGGTGCAACAATCGCGAGGAACATATTGTGGTCAATGGGGCACAAAAACATTCGCCTTTCGAGGACTACTAAAATGTGGGCAGTGCGGGTCGGAAATGACTGCACAGGAAAAAATAAAACTCATCAAGAAAACAGGTGCATACAAACGCTTCGTATATTACAACTGCACTCGTAAGATAAATACGAAATGCACCGAAAAATACCTCAACCAGGACGTCGTCTGTGAACTGCTTGAGGATTTCATCGTTAAACATCCTCGAAGCCTTCATGTTAGTGCTAAGCTACAAGGGAAAATCGAAAAACATCACATGATATCTCGCAGCGTGCTAACACAGCATGGTGTCGAGGTCACACTTGCTTCACCACTTGTCGAATACTCGCGCTACGTGCTTCGTGATGGGACTGAGACAGAAAAGACTGCGTTCGCGGGCGGCATTCATGACAAGATTGCCATCAAGAACGGTACACTAAAAGTCGTTTAA